A window of the Lactobacillus amylovorus DSM 20531 genome harbors these coding sequences:
- a CDS encoding IS30 family transposase: MDSLHSIMPKHQKGKHLSFEQRVVIQTRIKDGFSLRAIARELDCSPSTISYEVKRGTVLLYHGKKKRYKAQQGDKAYQIHRKNCGRKSDFLKKFDFIKYVNKHFCEDGWSLDVCANRCLALGEFSRDQVVCTRTLYNYVDQCLMGMRNSDLPEKLKRNTKIHRIRKNKKKLGRSIEERPKEINDRKEFGHWECDLVLGHKTKDDQVLLTLSERMSREFLILRIPDKTAASVMTAFQALRKQYSEHWNDIFKTITTDNGSEFADLSNLETVSKTLVYYAHPYTSCDKGTVERHNGLIRRFIPKGDYINNYSLQDIINIETWCNSLPRKILAYHTPDEIFEKELDHIYQAV, encoded by the coding sequence ATGGACTCTTTACATTCTATCATGCCTAAGCACCAAAAGGGAAAGCATTTATCATTTGAGCAACGGGTTGTTATTCAAACCCGTATTAAAGACGGTTTCTCTCTTAGGGCTATTGCTCGTGAGCTTGATTGCTCTCCTTCTACTATCAGTTATGAGGTTAAACGTGGTACTGTTTTGCTTTATCATGGTAAGAAAAAACGCTATAAGGCACAACAAGGTGATAAAGCTTACCAAATACATCGTAAGAATTGCGGTCGTAAATCAGATTTCTTAAAGAAATTTGACTTTATCAAATACGTTAATAAGCATTTCTGCGAAGATGGCTGGTCTCTTGATGTATGTGCCAATCGCTGCTTAGCTTTAGGAGAATTTTCTCGTGATCAGGTAGTTTGCACTAGAACCTTGTACAACTATGTAGATCAATGCTTAATGGGTATGAGAAATTCTGATTTGCCAGAAAAGTTAAAGCGCAATACTAAAATACATCGCATTCGTAAAAATAAGAAAAAGCTTGGCCGAAGTATTGAAGAACGTCCCAAGGAGATCAATGATCGTAAGGAATTTGGCCACTGGGAATGCGATTTAGTCTTAGGACATAAAACTAAGGATGATCAAGTACTGCTAACTTTGTCTGAACGAATGAGCCGTGAATTTTTAATCTTGCGTATTCCTGATAAGACAGCCGCCAGTGTGATGACTGCTTTTCAGGCTCTGCGCAAACAGTATAGTGAACATTGGAATGACATCTTTAAGACAATTACAACTGATAATGGATCAGAGTTTGCGGATTTATCCAATCTGGAGACAGTTTCAAAAACCCTGGTTTACTATGCTCATCCATATACTTCTTGTGATAAAGGCACTGTTGAAAGACACAATGGCCTTATTCGCAGATTTATTCCCAAAGGTGATTACATCAATAACTATTCTCTTCAAGATATCATTAATATTGAAACCTGGTGCAATTCACTACCAAGAAAGATCTTGGCATATCATACTCCAGATGAAATCTTTGAGAAAGAATTAGATCATATCTATCAAGCAGTATAA
- the glmS gene encoding glutamine--fructose-6-phosphate transaminase (isomerizing), whose translation MCGIVGVVGKPARNIILNGLTNLEYRGYDSAGIYLNDLQGHEYLTKAVGRISNLKEKLTPDEQGLVGIGHTRWATHGKPTVDNAHPHFDEAKRFYLVHNGVIENYAELKEKYLQGVKFHSDTDTEVVVQLVGKIARDKNLDGFSAFKEALKLVKGSYAFLLVDNTEPDHVFIAKNKSPMMLGIGDGFNIIASDAISVFDQTKTFVDLQDGDVGDITKDSYTIETIDGKKVDREPHVLDIDPNAASKGTYEFYMLKEIDEQPGVMRHLSQNYLDNDGQPKVDSKIIDAISKADRLYIFAAGTSYHAGLVGKIIFEHYTGIPTEVGLASEAGYHFPMMSKHPFFIFLTQSGETADSRVVLKETNKRGIPSLTMTNVAGSTLSREATYTMLLGAGPEIAVASTKAYTAQVALQAVLAKALGERLGNKEAKNWDLRKDLAMAAEGIQQLVDGKEKLKKLADKYLVKSRNAFYIGRGMDYAVALEAALKLKEVSYIQTEGFAAAELKHGTISLIEKGTPVVALINDPVTADLTRGNIQEVVSRGASVIKIVGKDFAEDGDDIVLPEINYYMSALLTVVPAQLLAYYASKDKGLDVDKPRNLAKSVTVE comes from the coding sequence ATGTGCGGAATTGTCGGAGTTGTAGGTAAGCCTGCAAGAAATATTATTTTAAATGGATTAACTAACTTGGAATACCGTGGATATGATTCAGCTGGTATCTACTTAAATGATTTGCAGGGTCATGAATATTTAACTAAGGCTGTTGGCCGTATTTCTAACTTAAAAGAAAAGTTAACTCCAGATGAACAAGGTTTAGTAGGAATTGGTCATACGCGTTGGGCAACCCATGGTAAGCCAACCGTTGACAACGCTCATCCTCATTTTGATGAAGCTAAGCGCTTTTACTTAGTTCACAACGGTGTGATTGAAAATTACGCTGAATTAAAGGAAAAGTACTTACAAGGGGTTAAATTCCATTCAGATACTGATACTGAAGTTGTAGTTCAATTAGTTGGTAAGATTGCTCGTGACAAGAATTTGGATGGTTTTTCTGCATTTAAGGAAGCTTTGAAGCTTGTAAAAGGCTCATATGCATTTTTACTTGTAGATAATACTGAACCAGATCACGTCTTTATTGCTAAGAACAAGTCTCCAATGATGTTAGGGATTGGTGATGGTTTTAACATTATTGCTTCAGATGCTATCTCAGTGTTTGACCAAACTAAGACTTTCGTTGACTTACAAGATGGCGATGTAGGTGACATCACTAAGGATTCTTACACTATTGAAACTATTGATGGCAAGAAAGTTGATCGTGAACCTCATGTCTTAGATATTGATCCTAATGCAGCTTCAAAAGGTACTTACGAATTCTACATGCTTAAGGAAATCGATGAACAACCTGGTGTTATGCGTCATTTATCTCAAAACTACTTGGATAATGATGGTCAACCTAAGGTAGATTCTAAGATTATTGATGCTATTTCTAAGGCAGATCGTCTTTACATCTTTGCTGCAGGAACTAGTTATCATGCAGGTCTTGTTGGAAAGATTATCTTTGAACACTACACTGGCATCCCAACTGAAGTAGGTCTTGCTTCTGAAGCTGGTTATCACTTCCCAATGATGAGCAAGCATCCATTCTTTATTTTCTTGACTCAATCAGGTGAAACTGCAGATTCACGTGTTGTTTTGAAAGAAACTAATAAACGTGGCATTCCAAGTTTGACTATGACTAACGTAGCTGGTTCAACTCTTTCTCGTGAAGCAACTTATACCATGCTTTTAGGTGCCGGTCCTGAAATTGCTGTTGCTTCAACTAAGGCTTACACTGCTCAAGTTGCTTTACAAGCTGTTCTTGCTAAAGCATTAGGTGAAAGATTAGGCAATAAAGAAGCTAAAAACTGGGATTTACGTAAAGACTTGGCGATGGCTGCAGAAGGCATCCAACAATTAGTAGATGGCAAAGAAAAACTTAAGAAGCTTGCAGACAAGTACTTAGTCAAGTCAAGAAATGCCTTTTACATTGGTCGTGGCATGGATTATGCAGTTGCACTTGAAGCTGCTTTGAAGTTAAAAGAAGTATCTTATATTCAAACTGAAGGTTTTGCAGCGGCAGAACTTAAGCACGGTACAATTTCATTAATTGAAAAAGGTACCCCAGTCGTTGCTTTGATTAATGACCCAGTTACTGCAGATCTTACTCGTGGTAACATTCAAGAAGTTGTATCTCGTGGTGCAAGTGTTATTAAGATTGTGGGTAAAGATTTTGCAGAAGATGGCGATGATATTGTCTTACCAGAAATCAATTACTACATGTCAGCTTTATTGACAGTTGTACCGGCACAACTTTTAGCTTATTATGCTTCTAAAGATAAAGGATTAGATGTTGATAAGCCACGTAACTTAGCTAAGAGTGTTACTGTTGAATAA
- a CDS encoding acetate/propionate family kinase, with protein sequence MKKVLAVNSGSSSFKFKLFSFPDEKVIAKGMGDRIGLEDSTFSIALVDGTKYTKKIAIPDQEAAVSILIKDLQKYHVLKSLNEIVGVGHRVVNGGEYFKDSTVIDKNKLQKILDLSDFAPLHNPPEARGIEAFMHVLPKVPQVAVFDTSFHEMLDPVHYLYSIPYEYYEKYRARKYGAHGTSVHYVTLEAAKMMHKDLRESKLIICHLGNGASITAVKNGKSYDTSMGFSPLSGITMGTRSGDVDPSLLQHLMHKTGMSMDEMIDVLNQKSGLLGISGISSDMRDLKYNKNPRAILARKIFLNRIVRYIGSFIAEMGGVDAIVLTAGVSEGDVGMRKAIMDSFKYMGVDPDYEANKTNGQKVITKPDSKIQVMIIPTNEELMIARDVVRLTNCATLA encoded by the coding sequence ATGAAAAAGGTTTTGGCAGTAAATTCAGGGAGTTCTTCATTTAAGTTCAAATTATTTTCATTTCCAGATGAAAAAGTGATTGCTAAGGGGATGGGCGATCGAATTGGACTAGAAGATTCTACCTTTTCCATTGCTTTAGTTGATGGTACAAAGTATACTAAGAAAATTGCCATTCCTGATCAAGAAGCTGCAGTTAGCATATTAATTAAGGATTTGCAGAAATATCACGTTTTAAAGAGTTTGAATGAGATTGTGGGGGTAGGCCATCGAGTAGTTAATGGTGGCGAATATTTCAAAGATTCAACTGTAATTGATAAAAATAAGTTGCAAAAGATACTTGATTTGTCAGATTTTGCCCCATTGCATAATCCACCAGAAGCACGAGGAATTGAAGCATTTATGCATGTTTTGCCTAAAGTGCCACAAGTTGCTGTTTTTGATACTTCTTTTCATGAGATGCTTGATCCTGTACATTATTTGTATTCTATTCCTTATGAATATTATGAAAAATATCGTGCCCGTAAATATGGTGCTCACGGTACATCTGTTCATTATGTAACTTTAGAAGCTGCTAAGATGATGCATAAGGATCTTAGGGAGTCTAAGCTGATTATTTGTCACCTAGGAAATGGTGCTTCAATAACTGCTGTGAAGAATGGTAAGTCCTATGACACTTCAATGGGATTTAGTCCATTGTCAGGTATTACGATGGGAACTCGTTCAGGAGATGTTGATCCTTCACTATTGCAGCACTTAATGCATAAAACCGGTATGTCAATGGATGAAATGATTGATGTTTTAAACCAGAAGTCGGGTTTGCTAGGTATCTCAGGTATTTCATCAGATATGCGTGATTTGAAATATAATAAGAACCCGCGCGCAATTCTTGCTCGCAAGATTTTCTTAAATAGAATAGTTCGGTATATTGGCTCATTTATTGCTGAAATGGGTGGCGTAGATGCTATTGTACTCACTGCTGGCGTTAGTGAAGGCGATGTGGGCATGCGTAAAGCAATTATGGATTCCTTCAAGTACATGGGCGTAGATCCGGATTATGAAGCAAATAAGACTAATGGTCAAAAAGTTATCACTAAACCTGATTCGAAGATTCAAGTAATGATAATTCCAACTAATGAAGAATTGATGATTGCTCGAGATGTCGTGAGATTAACTAATTGTGCTACGTTAGCATAA